In Rhodospirillum rubrum ATCC 11170, a genomic segment contains:
- the argF gene encoding ornithine carbamoyltransferase has translation MTVMKTPRHFLELSDFDAPALRAMLDRGLAFKAERRAGVVSAPLAGKTLALIFEKPSTRTRVSFEVGMRQLGGSSITLSPTETQLGRGETIADTARVLSRYVDGIMLRTNDPAKLRDLSQNASVPVINGLTDAAHPCQIMADLMTFEEHRGSITGKVVTWVGDGNNVACSWIKASALFGFTMRLACPAELEPPQGVLDWARANGGAVEVLRDPQEAVAGADCVVTDTWVSMGCDGAAARHALLRPYQVTAPLMAAAAADALFMHCLPAHRGEEVTEDVIDGPQSVVWDEAENRLHAQKGILAWCMAGS, from the coding sequence ATGACCGTGATGAAAACCCCCCGGCATTTCCTGGAGTTGTCGGATTTCGACGCGCCGGCCCTGCGCGCCATGCTCGATCGCGGGCTGGCCTTCAAGGCCGAGCGGCGGGCGGGTGTGGTCTCGGCGCCCTTGGCCGGCAAGACCCTGGCGCTGATCTTCGAAAAGCCCTCGACCCGCACCCGGGTGTCCTTCGAGGTCGGCATGCGCCAGCTTGGCGGATCGTCGATCACGCTGAGCCCGACGGAAACCCAATTGGGGCGCGGCGAAACCATCGCCGATACCGCCCGCGTGCTGTCGCGCTATGTCGATGGCATCATGCTGCGCACCAACGATCCGGCCAAGTTGCGCGATCTGAGCCAGAACGCCAGCGTGCCGGTGATCAACGGCCTGACCGATGCCGCCCATCCCTGTCAGATCATGGCCGATCTGATGACCTTCGAAGAGCATCGCGGGTCGATCACGGGCAAGGTGGTGACTTGGGTCGGCGATGGCAACAACGTGGCCTGTTCGTGGATCAAGGCCAGCGCCCTGTTCGGCTTCACCATGCGTCTGGCCTGCCCGGCCGAGCTTGAACCGCCGCAAGGCGTGCTCGATTGGGCGCGGGCCAATGGCGGCGCGGTCGAGGTACTGCGCGATCCGCAAGAGGCGGTGGCCGGAGCCGATTGCGTGGTGACCGATACCTGGGTTTCGATGGGCTGCGACGGCGCCGCCGCCCGCCATGCCCTGTTGCGTCCCTATCAGGTGACGGCGCCGCTGATGGCTGCCGCCGCCGCCGACGCCTTGTTCATGCATTGCCTGCCCGCCCATCGCGGCGAGGAGGTGACCGAAGACGTCATCGACGGCCCGCAGTCGGTGGTCTGGGATGAAGCGGAGAACCGTCTGCACGCGCAGAAGGGGATCCTTGCTTGGTGTATGGCCGGCTCGTAA
- a CDS encoding DMT family transporter yields the protein MDLGYLKSKESGFIAGMILCTAFMGSSFPSGKYLISEEAMPAFYAGGWRFLLAGGLILAFCAAKDGLGAILPASGGSVIKGALFVLVVGCLQTAGTMGFLNLALTTLSASMASLLLFTNPLWVAILAHFALGETLSWHKVVALVCGILGVSLCLGGGADHGLGGIVIALAGSLCWALCTLISKKHKFDKSVFVFTGWQLTLGALVMLAISKLSGEAYDIDRITGWGIACFIWLVGPASIGSFGLWFTALSRRGATVTSSYLFLVPLFSAVFSMMVLGEAVSPHSLIGGAIIIVALWLINLPQTVSAVWRERLGL from the coding sequence ATGGACCTCGGGTATCTGAAATCGAAGGAGAGCGGCTTTATCGCCGGGATGATCCTGTGCACCGCCTTCATGGGGTCATCGTTTCCCAGCGGGAAATACCTGATCAGCGAGGAGGCGATGCCCGCCTTCTATGCCGGCGGATGGCGGTTCTTGCTGGCGGGGGGGCTTATTCTGGCGTTTTGCGCGGCGAAAGACGGCCTGGGCGCCATCCTTCCCGCCTCGGGTGGGTCCGTCATCAAGGGCGCGTTGTTCGTTCTCGTCGTCGGCTGCCTGCAGACCGCCGGAACGATGGGCTTTCTCAATCTGGCCCTGACGACGCTGAGCGCCTCGATGGCTTCGCTTCTTCTTTTCACCAACCCCCTCTGGGTGGCGATCCTCGCCCATTTCGCCCTGGGCGAAACCTTGTCCTGGCATAAGGTCGTCGCCTTGGTCTGCGGTATCCTCGGCGTTTCGCTCTGCCTGGGCGGCGGGGCGGATCATGGTTTGGGCGGCATCGTCATCGCCTTGGCCGGCTCGCTCTGCTGGGCCCTCTGCACCCTGATCTCGAAGAAACACAAATTCGATAAATCGGTTTTCGTTTTCACCGGATGGCAATTGACCCTGGGCGCGCTGGTGATGCTGGCGATCTCGAAGCTGAGCGGCGAGGCGTATGACATCGATCGGATCACCGGCTGGGGGATCGCCTGCTTCATCTGGCTGGTCGGTCCCGCCTCGATCGGGTCGTTCGGGCTGTGGTTCACCGCGCTCTCCCGACGGGGGGCCACCGTGACCAGTTCCTACCTGTTCCTGGTTCCGCTGTTTTCCGCGGTGTTTTCGATGATGGTTCTGGGGGAGGCCGTGAGCCCCCACAGTCTGATCGGCGGGGCGATCATCATCGTCGCCCTCTGGCTGATCAATCTTCCCCAAACGGTCTCCGCCGTCTGGCGGGAGCGTCTGGGATTATAG
- a CDS encoding Hsp33 family molecular chaperone HslO, with translation MSGPSDNLILPFHLASGVFRGRLVRAGRAVADTLRPHDYPPAVAALLAETLVLAMGLASGLKYDGVFTVQVRGEGAVRALVADVTSGGMVRGVARFDAERLPSGPITAPVLELLGAGHLTFTVDQGANTERYQGIVSLEGDFLADCVASYFDQSEQLPTALKVAVAPPDPALGPDAPWAATGLMLQRMPPEGGQARGEAWDDAWQTATILMESLTPTELLDPALSPETLLHRPFHGEGLEVAPYRPVFFGCRCSRRKVARTLATFPREELVSLAHNGTIDVTCEFCKATYALSVQELDALAAEAGESENGV, from the coding sequence GTGAGCGGACCTTCCGACAACCTGATTTTACCCTTTCATCTGGCCTCGGGCGTGTTCCGCGGGCGGCTGGTTCGCGCCGGCCGGGCGGTGGCGGACACGCTGCGGCCCCATGACTATCCCCCCGCCGTCGCCGCGCTGCTGGCCGAGACCCTGGTCTTGGCCATGGGGCTGGCCTCGGGGTTGAAATACGACGGCGTCTTCACCGTTCAGGTGCGCGGCGAGGGGGCGGTGCGGGCCCTGGTCGCCGATGTGACCAGCGGCGGCATGGTGCGCGGCGTCGCCCGCTTCGATGCCGAGCGCCTGCCGAGCGGGCCGATCACCGCGCCGGTTCTGGAACTTCTCGGCGCCGGACATCTGACCTTCACCGTCGATCAGGGTGCCAATACCGAACGCTATCAAGGGATCGTCAGCCTGGAGGGCGACTTCCTGGCCGATTGCGTCGCCAGCTATTTCGATCAGTCCGAACAGTTGCCGACCGCGCTCAAGGTGGCGGTCGCCCCGCCCGATCCGGCCTTGGGGCCCGATGCCCCCTGGGCGGCCACCGGCCTGATGCTTCAGCGCATGCCCCCCGAGGGCGGGCAGGCGCGCGGCGAGGCCTGGGATGACGCTTGGCAGACGGCGACCATCCTGATGGAAAGCCTGACGCCTACGGAATTGCTCGATCCGGCGCTGTCGCCCGAAACCCTGTTGCACCGGCCCTTCCATGGCGAAGGGCTTGAAGTGGCGCCCTATCGTCCGGTGTTTTTCGGCTGTCGCTGTTCCCGGCGCAAGGTCGCCCGCACCCTTGCCACATTTCCGCGCGAAGAACTTGTTTCCTTAGCGCATAACGGGACTATTGACGTCACCTGCGAATTTTGCAAAGCAACATACGCGCTATCCGTTCAGGAGCTCGACGCCCTGGCCGCCGAGGCGGGCGAGTCCGAGAACGGGGTCTGA
- a CDS encoding aspartate aminotransferase family protein, with the protein MSTVPAVMPTYSRVDLSFDRGEGAWLLANDGRRFLDFASGIAVTGLGHAHPHLVEALTSQAAKLWHCSNLFRIPGQERLAQRLVDGSFADSVFFTNSGAEAIEAALKLARRHQHVVRGETARYRTIVTRNAFHGRTLATVTAGGQAKHVKGFEPLVEGFDRVDFGDLDAARAAVTEETAAILVEPIQGEGGIFPAPEGYLSGLRRLADEHGLLLILDEVQTGVGRTGKLFAHEWDGIIPDVVAIAKGIGAGFPMGACLAREPYASALVAGSHGSTFGGNPLAMAVGNAVLDIILAEGFLDGVSARGADLIARLDGLVHRHPTILAGVRGRGLMIGLVCAAPNGVVLNALREQGLLAVPAEAGVVRLLPPMIIGEAEVTAAEEMIDRACVHLEREAA; encoded by the coding sequence ATGTCGACCGTTCCGGCCGTGATGCCAACCTATTCCCGCGTGGACCTTTCGTTCGACCGCGGCGAGGGTGCGTGGCTCCTCGCCAACGACGGGCGACGATTTCTTGATTTCGCCTCGGGGATCGCGGTCACCGGCCTTGGCCATGCCCATCCCCATCTGGTCGAGGCCCTGACCTCCCAGGCGGCCAAGCTGTGGCATTGCTCGAACCTGTTTCGCATCCCCGGTCAGGAACGTCTGGCCCAGCGGCTGGTCGACGGCTCCTTCGCCGATTCGGTGTTCTTCACCAATTCCGGCGCCGAAGCCATCGAAGCCGCGCTCAAGCTGGCGCGGCGCCATCAGCATGTGGTGCGGGGCGAGACGGCGCGCTATCGCACGATCGTGACCCGCAACGCCTTTCACGGGCGGACGCTGGCGACGGTGACCGCCGGCGGTCAGGCCAAGCACGTCAAGGGCTTCGAGCCGCTGGTCGAGGGCTTTGACCGCGTGGACTTCGGTGATCTCGACGCCGCCCGCGCCGCCGTCACCGAAGAGACCGCCGCCATCCTGGTCGAGCCGATCCAGGGCGAGGGCGGCATTTTCCCCGCCCCCGAAGGCTATCTGTCGGGCCTGCGCCGGCTGGCCGACGAGCATGGGTTGCTGCTGATCCTTGACGAGGTGCAGACCGGCGTCGGCCGTACCGGCAAGCTGTTCGCCCATGAATGGGACGGCATCATTCCCGACGTGGTGGCGATCGCCAAGGGCATCGGCGCCGGCTTCCCGATGGGAGCCTGTCTGGCGCGCGAGCCTTACGCCTCGGCCCTAGTGGCGGGCAGCCATGGCTCGACCTTCGGCGGCAATCCGCTGGCGATGGCGGTCGGCAACGCCGTTCTCGATATCATTCTGGCCGAGGGCTTCCTCGATGGGGTGTCGGCGCGCGGCGCCGATCTGATCGCCCGTCTTGATGGTCTGGTCCATCGCCATCCGACCATTCTGGCCGGCGTGCGCGGACGGGGGTTGATGATCGGGCTGGTCTGCGCCGCGCCCAACGGCGTGGTGCTGAACGCCCTGCGCGAGCAGGGGCTGCTGGCCGTTCCGGCGGAGGCCGGGGTGGTGCGGTTGTTGCCGCCGATGATCATCGGCGAGGCCGAGGTCACCGCCGCCGAAGAGATGATCGACCGCGCCTGCGTCCATCTGGAACGGGAGGCGGCGTGA
- a CDS encoding CGNR zinc finger domain-containing protein has product MKPSEEFRFNSGRLSLDLAATVRRRGSLPNDVLAAPGAPARWLREAIGVEDLPALSPAQEAALRALRETIWTLATAASADAVLPAAAVDDLNATAAFPLATPQLDAASVTVRLLAADPFLAALAAIAGDAIDLLGGALRSRIKACAQPDCQMLFLDLSRSRRRRWCSMDRCGSRAKGDAFRQRHRDP; this is encoded by the coding sequence ATGAAACCTTCCGAGGAATTTCGTTTCAATTCCGGCCGGCTGTCGCTCGATCTCGCCGCCACGGTTCGCCGGCGCGGCTCCCTGCCCAACGATGTCCTCGCCGCTCCAGGGGCGCCAGCGCGGTGGCTGCGCGAGGCGATCGGGGTGGAGGATCTTCCCGCGTTGTCCCCGGCGCAGGAGGCGGCGCTGCGGGCCTTGCGCGAAACCATCTGGACCCTCGCCACGGCCGCCAGCGCGGACGCGGTCTTGCCGGCGGCGGCCGTCGATGATCTGAACGCCACGGCGGCCTTTCCTTTGGCCACGCCGCAGCTCGACGCCGCTTCGGTCACGGTCCGCCTGCTCGCGGCGGATCCGTTCCTGGCCGCGCTTGCCGCCATCGCCGGCGATGCCATCGACCTGTTGGGCGGGGCGCTGCGCAGCCGCATCAAGGCCTGCGCCCAGCCCGATTGCCAGATGCTGTTTCTCGATCTATCGCGCAGCCGGCGCCGGCGGTGGTGCTCGATGGACCGCTGCGGCAGCCGGGCCAAGGGCGACGCCTTCCGGCAACGCCACCGGGACCCCTGA